A single region of the Silene latifolia isolate original U9 population chromosome 8, ASM4854445v1, whole genome shotgun sequence genome encodes:
- the LOC141596840 gene encoding ribulose-1,5 bisphosphate carboxylase/oxygenase large subunit N-methyltransferase, chloroplastic-like isoform X1, giving the protein MATEEETKLQLFLQWLQVNGVELRGCNIKYCDSSKGFGIFSDTHVSDGVFLVVPLNLAITPMRVLQDPLLGPSCRAMLEEGEVDDRLLMVLLLTVERLRKNSSWKPYIDMIPSSFGSPLWFTDDEFEELKGTTVYRASLLQKKSLRAMYEDKVKDLVKKLLILDGDRESEVSFEDFLWANSVFWTRALNIPLPRSFVFPGSEEETNLSKPSQDSGSENHEANGIAGKVDINSGQGETLWVEGLVPGIDFCNHDLKAAATWEVDGTGAATGVPNSMYLLSVNQGHSEISKEITISYGNKGNEELLYLYGFVIEDNPDDYLMVHYPAEALHNAPFSDSKTQLLQAQRAELRCLLPRSLLDHGFFLDCTSENKTTPESSVNKTCNYSWSGQRKTPSYVNKLVFPDDLLTSLRTIAMQEDELFKVQSLLEELVGSEGEREPSDTEVRAAAWEACGDCGALQLLVDLLNTKLMNLIEGSGTEESDTRLLQADSVMSKNRRASIVYRRGQKQLTRLFLREAEHVLQLCLDQEKPGSS; this is encoded by the exons ATGGCGACCGAAGAAGAAACCAAGCTTCAACTTTTCCTCCAATGGCTTCAG GTAAATGGAGTGGAACTTCGTGGTTGCAACATCAAATACTGTGATTCCAGTAAAGGGTTTGGCATTTTCTCTGATACCCATGTTTCTGATG GGGTGTTTCTGGTTGTGCCACTTAATTTGGCCATAACTCCTATGAGGGTATTGCAAGACCCTTTGCTGGGACCATCATGTAGAGCAATGTTAGAAGAAGGTGAAGTAGATGATAGGTTGTTGATGGTGTTGCTTTTGACAGTGGAACGTCTTCGCAAGAATTCTTCATGGAAACC GTACATTGATATGATTCCTTCATCCTTTGGAAGTCCACTTTGGTTTACCGACGATGAGTTTGAAGAATTGAAAGGGACAACAGTGTATCGAGCTAGTCTTTTGCAG AAGAAGAGTTTGCGAGCTATGTATGAGGATAAAGTGAAGGACCTGGTGAAAAAACTTCTGATTCTGGATGGAGACCGGGAAAG TGAGGTGAGCTTTGAAGATTTTCTATG GGCTAATTCTGTCTTTTGGACGCGTGCTTTGAACATCCCTCTTCCACGATCTTTTGTATTCCCTGGAAGTGAAGAAGAAACGAATTTGTCAAAGCCTAGCCAGGATTCAG GATCTGAGAATCATGAAGCTAATGGTATTGCTGGTAAAGTTGATATCAACTCTGGGCAAGGAGAGACTCTGTGGGTAGAGGGTCTTGTTCCAGGAATCGACTTTTGTAACCATG ATTTGAAAGCTGCAGCAACATGGGAAGTGGATGGCACTGGAGCTGCTACTGGTGTGCCTAACTCTATGTATCTTCTATCTG TAAACCAAGGTCATTCGGAAATCAGCAAAGAGATAACCATTAGCTATGGTAATAAAGGGAATGAG GAGCTGCTTTACCTCTATGGATTTGTTATTGAAGACAATCCAGATGATTATCTAATG GTTCATTATCCAGCCGAGGCTCTACACAATGCTCCCTTTTCTGACTCCAAAACACAGCTTCTCCAAGCACAG AGAGCTGAATTAAGATGTCTGCTGCCCAGAAGCTTACTGGATCATGGTTTCTTCTTGGACTGCACCTCAGAAAACAAGACTACTCCCGAGAGCAGTGTTAACAAAACTTGTAACTATAGTTGGAGTGGTCAACGGAAGACACCGTCATATGTGAATAAGCTAGTTTTCCCAGATGATCTGTTGACTTCATTGCGGACTATAGCCATGCAGGAGGACGAACTTTTCAAGGTCCAATCACTTCTTGAAGAG CTTGTAGGAAGTGAAGGGGAGAGGGAGCCATCTGATACTGAAGTTCGAGCAGCGGCGTGGGAGGCTTGTGGGGATTGTGGAGCTCTGCAGCTTCTTGTTGATTTACTGAATACCAA GTTGATGAATCTCATAGAAGGCTCTGGCACTGAGGAATCCGATACAAGATTGCTACAAGCAGATTCAGTGATGAGTAAAAACAGGAGGGCAAGTATAGTCTATCGGCGAGGACAAAAACAACTCACTCGTCTTTTCCTCAGGGAGGCAGAACATGTTTTGCAGCTATGTTTGGATCAAGAAAAGCCAGGATCATCTTAA
- the LOC141596840 gene encoding uncharacterized protein LOC141596840 isoform X2, with the protein MATEEETKLQLFLQWLQVNGVELRGCNIKYCDSSKGFGIFSDTHVSDGVFLVVPLNLAITPMRVLQDPLLGPSCRAMLEEGEVDDRLLMVLLLTVERLRKNSSWKPYIDMIPSSFGSPLWFTDDEFEELKGTTVYRASLLQKKSLRAMYEDKVKDLVKKLLILDGDRESEVSFEDFLWANSVFWTRALNIPLPRSFVFPGSEEETNLSKPSQDSGSENHEANGIAGKVDINSGQGETLWVEGLVPGIDFCNHDLKAAATWEVDGTGAATGVPNSMYLLSVNQGHSEISKEITISYGNKGNEVHYPAEALHNAPFSDSKTQLLQAQRAELRCLLPRSLLDHGFFLDCTSENKTTPESSVNKTCNYSWSGQRKTPSYVNKLVFPDDLLTSLRTIAMQEDELFKVQSLLEELVGSEGEREPSDTEVRAAAWEACGDCGALQLLVDLLNTKLMNLIEGSGTEESDTRLLQADSVMSKNRRASIVYRRGQKQLTRLFLREAEHVLQLCLDQEKPGSS; encoded by the exons ATGGCGACCGAAGAAGAAACCAAGCTTCAACTTTTCCTCCAATGGCTTCAG GTAAATGGAGTGGAACTTCGTGGTTGCAACATCAAATACTGTGATTCCAGTAAAGGGTTTGGCATTTTCTCTGATACCCATGTTTCTGATG GGGTGTTTCTGGTTGTGCCACTTAATTTGGCCATAACTCCTATGAGGGTATTGCAAGACCCTTTGCTGGGACCATCATGTAGAGCAATGTTAGAAGAAGGTGAAGTAGATGATAGGTTGTTGATGGTGTTGCTTTTGACAGTGGAACGTCTTCGCAAGAATTCTTCATGGAAACC GTACATTGATATGATTCCTTCATCCTTTGGAAGTCCACTTTGGTTTACCGACGATGAGTTTGAAGAATTGAAAGGGACAACAGTGTATCGAGCTAGTCTTTTGCAG AAGAAGAGTTTGCGAGCTATGTATGAGGATAAAGTGAAGGACCTGGTGAAAAAACTTCTGATTCTGGATGGAGACCGGGAAAG TGAGGTGAGCTTTGAAGATTTTCTATG GGCTAATTCTGTCTTTTGGACGCGTGCTTTGAACATCCCTCTTCCACGATCTTTTGTATTCCCTGGAAGTGAAGAAGAAACGAATTTGTCAAAGCCTAGCCAGGATTCAG GATCTGAGAATCATGAAGCTAATGGTATTGCTGGTAAAGTTGATATCAACTCTGGGCAAGGAGAGACTCTGTGGGTAGAGGGTCTTGTTCCAGGAATCGACTTTTGTAACCATG ATTTGAAAGCTGCAGCAACATGGGAAGTGGATGGCACTGGAGCTGCTACTGGTGTGCCTAACTCTATGTATCTTCTATCTG TAAACCAAGGTCATTCGGAAATCAGCAAAGAGATAACCATTAGCTATGGTAATAAAGGGAATGAG GTTCATTATCCAGCCGAGGCTCTACACAATGCTCCCTTTTCTGACTCCAAAACACAGCTTCTCCAAGCACAG AGAGCTGAATTAAGATGTCTGCTGCCCAGAAGCTTACTGGATCATGGTTTCTTCTTGGACTGCACCTCAGAAAACAAGACTACTCCCGAGAGCAGTGTTAACAAAACTTGTAACTATAGTTGGAGTGGTCAACGGAAGACACCGTCATATGTGAATAAGCTAGTTTTCCCAGATGATCTGTTGACTTCATTGCGGACTATAGCCATGCAGGAGGACGAACTTTTCAAGGTCCAATCACTTCTTGAAGAG CTTGTAGGAAGTGAAGGGGAGAGGGAGCCATCTGATACTGAAGTTCGAGCAGCGGCGTGGGAGGCTTGTGGGGATTGTGGAGCTCTGCAGCTTCTTGTTGATTTACTGAATACCAA GTTGATGAATCTCATAGAAGGCTCTGGCACTGAGGAATCCGATACAAGATTGCTACAAGCAGATTCAGTGATGAGTAAAAACAGGAGGGCAAGTATAGTCTATCGGCGAGGACAAAAACAACTCACTCGTCTTTTCCTCAGGGAGGCAGAACATGTTTTGCAGCTATGTTTGGATCAAGAAAAGCCAGGATCATCTTAA
- the LOC141595168 gene encoding uncharacterized protein LOC141595168: MQMPKNQIDKSKLLKQEIDEESPMIRVEKCDRPKPKGPTWKGEHAKSIVYGGLDAIVTCFSLISSISSGGSMSSVDVLVLGFANLVADGISMGFGDYVSSSTEKNMAAMEKDVTEWEVGNNGKSEIRNLLRRYESLGMDPNDAAMVVSIISKYKNIMVEEEMMGEKGIIPGDQDEKPWKSGLVTFTSFLIFGSAPLLSFIILIPFTNDDNVKFIGACVLSGLALALLGLAKAKISGENYGISALVTLSNGAIAAGTAYGIGWALRNVAGLEEP, from the exons ATGCAAATGcctaaaaatcaaattgataAGAGCAAACTCTTGAAGCAAGAAATTGATGAAGAAAGCCCAATGATTAGGGTAGAGAAATGTGATAGGCCCAAACCAAAAGGCCCAACATGGAAGGGAGAGCATGCTAAGAGCATTGTTTATGGTGGGTTGGATGCTATTGTTACATGCTTCTCTCTTATATCTTCCATATCTAGTGGTGGGAGTATGTCGTCAGTCGATGTCCTCGTCTTGGGGTTTGCTAATCTCGTGGCTGACGGTATTTCGATGGGGTTTGGGGATTATGTGAGTAGTAGTACGGAGAAGAACATGGCTGCCATGGAAAAGGATGTGACTGAATGGGAGGTTGGTAATAATGGCAAGTCCGAGATTAGGAATTTGCTTCGGCGGTATGAATCACTTGGCATGGATCCAAATGATGCCGCCATG GTAGTGAGTATTATATCCAAATACAAAAACATAATGGTGGAAGAAGAAATGATGGGCGAAAAGGGAATAATACCAGGAGACCAAGACGAGAAACCATGGAAGAGTGGCCTAGTCACTTTCACTTCCTTCCTAATCTTTGGAAGCGCTCCTCTTCTTTCATTCATCATCCTAATACCGTTTACAAATGACGACAATGTCAAGTTCATTGGAGCATGTGTCCTCTCTGGATTGGCCCTTGCGCTTCTTGGACTGGCAAAGGCGAAGATCTCTGGTGAAAACTATGGTATCTCGGCTTTGGTGACGCTGTCAAATGGTGCAATAGCAGCTGGCACTGCGTACGGCATTGGATGGGCTCTTAGAAATGTGGCCGGCCTTGAAGAGCCCTGA